The following are encoded together in the Capsulimonas corticalis genome:
- a CDS encoding helix-turn-helix transcriptional regulator, translating into MKKPSPEQLLADTQSNMTWIEIAEKHGYTDARFLRKLSVRYGLPPRRIIRKPDKSTLEEMIISRGLNIYQVADILGYGSGGWSNIYAYCRQYGITFDFSANAELRRIEFTPQQKSFVYGTLLGDAYRIGFANDTKYQP; encoded by the coding sequence ATGAAGAAACCATCTCCAGAGCAGTTGCTAGCCGATACCCAATCCAATATGACCTGGATTGAGATCGCTGAAAAGCACGGTTATACAGACGCCCGATTTCTCCGCAAGCTTTCGGTACGTTATGGACTTCCACCACGAAGGATAATCCGAAAGCCTGACAAGTCCACACTCGAAGAAATGATTATTTCTCGTGGGCTGAATATCTATCAGGTTGCGGATATTCTTGGTTACGGTTCAGGTGGATGGTCTAACATCTATGCATATTGCCGTCAGTACGGCATCACTTTCGACTTTTCAGCAAACGCCGAATTGAGAAGAATAGAGTTCACTCCTCAACAGAAATCGTTTGTGTATGGCACTTTGCTAGGAGACGCATACAGGATTGGTTTCGCAAACGATACGAAATACCAACCATAA
- a CDS encoding N4-gp56 family major capsid protein: MYANGKTARNLVTSTDKFTSAEIKKAVRTLEKSYAMPINGDYVGIVSPDSKYDIMSIPEWLAVKEYSTPKDLYEGELGSLYGVRFVESPLAKVFTGAGASGIDVHATLIFGAMAFVKTEIGGESLSNIIKPLGSAGAADPLNQRATSGYTRTSHYKMAA; the protein is encoded by the coding sequence ATCTATGCGAATGGAAAAACTGCTCGAAACCTGGTGACGAGCACGGACAAGTTCACATCGGCTGAGATCAAGAAGGCGGTGCGGACTCTCGAGAAATCCTACGCCATGCCGATTAACGGCGATTACGTGGGAATCGTCTCACCCGATTCCAAGTACGACATCATGAGCATCCCTGAGTGGCTGGCCGTGAAGGAGTACTCGACGCCCAAAGACCTGTACGAGGGTGAATTGGGCTCGCTGTACGGAGTGCGCTTCGTGGAATCGCCGCTGGCCAAGGTCTTCACCGGCGCCGGCGCGTCCGGTATCGATGTCCACGCCACTCTCATTTTCGGCGCAATGGCCTTCGTGAAGACGGAGATCGGCGGCGAAAGCCTCTCGAACATCATCAAGCCGCTCGGCTCGGCGGGGGCCGCTGATCCATTAAATCAGCGGGCGACCTCGGGTTACACTCGCACCAGTCATTATAAAATGGCTGCCTAA
- a CDS encoding tyrosine-type recombinase/integrase, whose product MRLGEPPPLCEHPAAVYLASLAPGSRRTMRQALGTMAEILSNGECDIMTLDWAALRYKHTSALRAVLLESYETTTVKKMIAALKRVLQESWRLGLMSAEDYHRAADLSVKVGTRLPRGRDISEGEMRSLFKACKKDQTLRGRRDAAILAVLNGCGIREQEIADLIVGDYVPDTGEVTIRAGKGDKQRVVYSPDGTMAAMDDYLAHLVSHGPVYLAKAAPLFPAINKGGRVGRNNITAGAIYLIVKARGKKAMVDELTVHDFRRSFVGNSLDAGEDIVTVQKACGHADVKTTANYDRRGKRKLRGLAGKLVVPYES is encoded by the coding sequence TTGCGGCTTGGCGAACCGCCTCCGCTCTGCGAGCATCCCGCCGCCGTGTACCTGGCGAGTCTTGCGCCCGGGTCGCGCCGGACGATGCGCCAGGCGCTCGGGACTATGGCTGAGATTTTGAGCAACGGTGAATGTGACATCATGACACTGGACTGGGCGGCGCTTCGCTACAAGCACACATCGGCGCTGCGAGCAGTGTTACTTGAAAGTTATGAAACGACGACCGTCAAGAAAATGATCGCGGCGCTGAAGCGCGTGCTTCAAGAGTCGTGGCGCCTCGGCCTGATGAGCGCCGAAGATTATCACCGCGCGGCGGATCTCTCCGTCAAGGTCGGAACTCGGCTGCCGCGCGGGCGCGACATTTCCGAGGGCGAGATGCGCTCTCTCTTTAAAGCGTGCAAAAAGGATCAGACGCTGAGGGGGCGCCGCGACGCCGCGATCCTCGCGGTGCTCAACGGCTGCGGGATTCGCGAACAGGAGATCGCGGATCTGATCGTCGGTGATTATGTTCCCGATACCGGCGAAGTGACGATCCGCGCCGGCAAGGGCGACAAGCAGCGCGTCGTGTATTCTCCAGACGGGACCATGGCCGCGATGGATGATTACCTGGCGCATCTTGTATCTCACGGACCGGTTTATCTCGCGAAGGCAGCGCCGCTCTTCCCAGCGATCAATAAAGGCGGCCGGGTTGGAAGGAATAATATCACTGCCGGCGCGATTTACCTCATCGTCAAAGCACGCGGCAAAAAAGCGATGGTCGACGAATTAACCGTCCATGACTTCCGGCGAAGCTTCGTCGGCAACTCACTCGATGCCGGCGAGGATATCGTTACGGTCCAAAAAGCTTGCGGTCACGCCGACGTCAAGACCACCGCGAATTACGATCGGCGCGGGAAGCGCAAGCTGCGCGGCCTGGCCGGGAAACTCGTCGTGCCCTACGAATCCTAG
- a CDS encoding SOS response-associated peptidase: MCYNVRIEMTRDEIADFFRLDSLQAASALPERDGPEKRMTLGQMLPAATTSAGAVGLEMLYWGFTPSWMKDPKGGMKPGNARAETVATTPMFRQAFSQRRCVVPANGFYEWMGVKGSKQLLPFTAADLAVFGLPGIWDEWRMPDGGVRRSCAIVTCDPNGDIRPYHDRMPVILDQDEARAWLSDASPKDLQSLLRPFPEGALQAFPGQAFKP, encoded by the coding sequence ATGTGCTATAACGTCCGCATCGAAATGACCCGCGACGAAATCGCCGACTTCTTCCGCCTCGATTCACTGCAAGCCGCTTCCGCACTTCCCGAAAGGGATGGTCCGGAAAAGCGTATGACACTCGGGCAGATGCTGCCCGCCGCGACGACCAGCGCTGGCGCCGTAGGGCTCGAAATGCTGTACTGGGGTTTCACGCCAAGCTGGATGAAAGATCCGAAGGGCGGTATGAAGCCCGGTAATGCGCGCGCGGAAACGGTGGCGACCACGCCGATGTTCCGACAGGCGTTCTCTCAGCGCCGCTGCGTCGTTCCTGCGAACGGCTTTTACGAATGGATGGGGGTGAAGGGGTCCAAGCAGCTTTTGCCGTTTACCGCGGCGGATCTCGCAGTATTCGGACTACCCGGGATCTGGGACGAATGGCGGATGCCGGACGGCGGCGTGCGCCGCTCATGCGCCATCGTGACCTGCGACCCCAATGGCGATATCCGCCCTTACCACGACCGTATGCCCGTGATCCTGGACCAGGACGAGGCGCGCGCCTGGCTTTCGGACGCCTCGCCAAAGGACCTTCAAAGCCTACTGCGGCCTTTCCCAGAGGGCGCGCTCCAAGCGTTTCCGGGCCAGGCGTTCAAGCCCTAA